The Salvelinus namaycush isolate Seneca chromosome 16, SaNama_1.0, whole genome shotgun sequence genome has a segment encoding these proteins:
- the LOC120061387 gene encoding small integral membrane protein 4: MFQRKSQNIKYFLSLVPGKRRFGVYRFLPVFFCIGGVMEWVMINVRIGRETFYDVYRRKKSEREYQQKIEDGLIVLTKPVAK, from the exons ATGTTTCAGAGGAAGAGTCAAAATATCAAGTACTTCCTGAGTCTTGTGCCAGGGAAACGTCGCTTTGGAGTGTACAGATTTCTGCCCGTCTTCTTCTGTATTGGAGGTGTGATGGAATGGGTCATGATCAACGTGAGGATAGGAAGGGAGACATTCT ATGATGTCTACAGAAGAAAGAAGTCAGAGAGGGAATACCAGCAGAAGATCGAGGATGGATTGATTGTACTTACTAAACCAGTAGCCAAGTGA
- the ognb gene encoding osteoglycin, paralog b, with translation MIDLRTLFFTIILVPWMLSSAARNGYMEARKPKKEVVTIPDYDTAGDSDTSPAAAPKDEGELPTCLLCVCLTGSVYCEEVSPEMTAVPSLPKETAYLYARYNKITKITNKDFADIATLRRIDLTGNLISEIEDGAFSKLALLEELNLSENKLAKLPMLPAKLISFNANYNQLKTKGIKSTAFKKLTKMAYLYLGNNELEAIPQLPESLHIVHLYNNKITTLSDETFCQGNNTQYIRANMEEVRLDGNPLMLAKHPNSFVCLRALPIGPYH, from the exons ATGATAGACCTGAGGACTTTGTTTTTCACCATTATTCTGGTACCGTGGATGCTCTCTTCTGCAGCAAGAAATGGATACATGGAAGCAAGGAAACCTAAG AAAGAGGTTGTGACCATCCCAGACTATGACACCGCTGGAGACTCAGATACAAGCCCAGCAGCAGCTCCGAAAGATGAGGGTG AGCTGCCCACgtgcctactgtgtgtgtgtctgactgggTCAGTATACTGTGAGGAGGTCTCCCCTGAGATGACAGCAGTTCCATCCCTGCCCAAGGAAACTGCCTATCTCTACGCACGCTACAACAAAATCACAAAAATCACCAACAAAGACTTTGCAGACATTG CAACTTTGAGAAGAATCGATCTGACTGGGAACCTCATCTCTGAGATAGAAGACGGCGCTTTCTCAAAGCTTGCCCTCCTTGAAGAGCTCAATCTCTCAGAGAACAAGCTGGCCAAACTACCCATGTTACCTGCCAAACTCATATCCTTCAATGCCAATTACAACCAGCTTAAAACCAAGGGTATAAAGTCAACCGCTTTTAAG AAACTCACCAAGATGGCGTACCTCTACCTTGGCAATAACGAGCTGGAGGCGATACCACAACTTCCAGAGAGTCTCCACATTGTGCACCTATAT AACAATAAGATCACCACGCTATCAGATGAGACCTTCTGCCAAGGCAACAACACTCAGTACATCAGAGCCAACATGGAGGAGGTGAGACTGGATGGCAACCCTCTGATGCTGGCCAAGCATCCCAACAGTTTTGTTTGCCTCAGGGCTCTGCCCATTGGACCGTACCACTGA
- the LOC120061385 gene encoding protein BTG1-like: protein MKTEVSTAASFVARLLRATGYLSEDLLKEFTHSLEEALGEHYQHHWFPQAPCKGSGYRCLRINHKMDPLIGQAACTIGLTREQLFSLLPSELTMWVDPYEVSYRIGEDGSICVLYESTPPVPTNANTTDMVSCKEVLRFGRPSPSNSFMMTVSS, encoded by the exons ATGAAAACTGAAGTCTCAACAGCGGCCAGTTTTGTTGCCAGATTGCTGAGAGCAACTGGATACTTGTCAGAAGACTTACTGAAAGAGTTCACCCATTCTTTGGAGGAAGCTTTAGGAG AGCACTACCAACACCACTGGTTCCCCCAGGCTCCATGCAAAGGCTCGGGGTACAGATGTCTCAGGATCAACCACAAAATGGATCCCTTGATTGGCCAAGCAGCTTGCACCATTGGACTCACTCGAGAACAACTCTTCTCACTCCTGCCCAGTGAACTGACGATGTGGGTCGATCCGTACGAGGTGTCCTATCGGATAGGAGAGGATGGCTCCATCTGCGTCCTCTACGAGTCCACTCCACCAGTGCCAACTAATGCCAACACAACAGACATGGTCAGCTGCAAGGAAGTACTGAGATTTGGAAGGCCAAGCCCCTCCAATTCTTTCATGATGACCGTCTCAAGCTAA